tattttatttaactcactatgttaaaatattatttcaccatgcaaatgatataaaattattaatgagatatttcacATTCCTTTTCTTAATCATAGGCTCCAATGGTCATCTGTTCACCATAAGAGCTGGGAGATCCTGCTGACCCATACCCTCTCCTGAGGAACTGTCCACTTTCTTCACCTACCTGAGCCATCCCTAGGGTTCAGGGATTGTGATATGATGTACTTGGGTTTGGGGGGAAACATATGCAAAGGAGGAGAGCTCAGAACTTGGGCTCAGTAATGTTTGAGAACCAAAGATGGAAAACTGATGACCCACACCTCTCCCTACTGCTGAACTGTCTGTCCACTTCCTCCACACAACTGTCCTGTGTGCTCTGACTGTTCACCTGACTGTTCAAGGGGTAATGAGGCCCCTCTTGAGATGCACAAGTTCACGCGTTCCTAATCATGGCTGACAAGAAAGGGAGGCATATTTCCGGCAGATTCTGAGCCCTCCACAAACAGACAAGGATCAGAAGGCTTAAGGATGCACACAGGTAGGAGAACATGACTTCCTGAAAACGCAGGCAATCACTTCCGGAAGTGCCAAGCccaaaggagaggaaggagttGCCCAAGGTCAGCCAGGAAGATTATGGTTCTCCCAGGCAGGGAGTGTTCTTGGGGAGGCATATGGGGAATACCTTACGAAGCTGGGGCTGGCAGGGGAAACTATCTCCTGCTGTGAGGCTGCAGAATGCAAAGGCCTGTACAAAGTGGGATGCAGGTAAGGCCATGTGGTGCATCAAAGCCCCAAGAGGGTCTGAGAGTGGTGTTGGCAGCCTGAGGTCAACTCGACAGCAGAGGTGTTCCTTCCAGGAGATTATGTACAGTGCTGTGTGGGTGTCAGTCGGAGTCTGGACAGTAGTGGGCAGGTGGCTCTGGGCCCAGGGGGCTTCAAAAATGTTAGGGTCAGATTTGAGAAACCTGGAAAGGGTGGGGTTGTTCTGAGGGTGAGGATCAGAAGTGAGGACTCCTTGATACCACATCCTGCTACATAAAATCCCATCTCTGCTGCTTGGATTTCAATTGTGGCCGCTGAACCCCTCTCCATGTTTATCCACCAGATTTCTTTTACCAGATTTCATCATATAATGCCTTGTTTCCACAAATATTCAcatcctaaacacacacacacacacacacacgcatgcatggGCAGACATTCTCTGTAACCCTCAGTCGTGTCTAGTGACTGATGTGAGAGGTAACAGCAGCTACAAAGGAGTGAAAGGCCAGCAGGCTCCCCAGACCCTGGGAGTTGGAGATACTCTCATCTTTTGGACAGGATAGAGCCCCAGGATGTGAGATCCCAAGCTCTTTTGGAGAAGCAGCGATATGGAACTGAGCATCCCCATGAGACAGGGCCCAGCCTAGGAGAACACAGCCATGTGGGGAAATGGGTGGTTCCTAGGCCACCAGGAATAGCTGCTGAGACACTAGACCTAAAGAAAACCAATCACACTAAGATTCTGTACCTGTGGGTTCCACCTTCGCTGCCCTCCAGGGACGTAGGAAAAGGTCTATAAAACAGCTATCTATTTGGGACTCCCAAATGTTTCCTACCGGAGCCCTATTCCACCTGGGATTCATTAGTGCTTAAAGACACTGGACCTCTGAACAGCTAAAGGACAATTAATTCACACAGCAGGCACTGTCCAAGGCCTTTTTCCACTCCTGGCCTTGAATAGGGGACTACGTGGAGAAAAGGATATTTTGGTGTGTGTCAGTTAGGCTCTTTGATATGAAGAGCACATCCTGTATCTTTATCTGTTGCTTGTTGATTTTTGGCGTTGCAACATCTAACAGGGCCTTCACATGTTGTTGGGCTGAAGGGACAAATATGGTCCAACCCCCGAGATAGACTTTCCCTGCTGATATTATGTTGCAATACATATCAAGGTCAccttagaaagggaaaaaaaacacaatcatCTTATGAAAATGAATAATCTGTAGTTAGAGACCGGGTTGCCTTTTGGAGGGGCTGTCTTGTGGTGTAGTGGGGGTGCTTGGGATCTGACTCTATGTGTGCGGGACTGAGAGTTTTTCTTCGGATCCAGAGATTCTTTTTCCATGTGTACCTCTCCCATCCACTTCTATACAACCACTGCCCAGTGGTCCTCAGATATGAAGACTCCGTGTGGTGTTAGGAGAAGAGAGATGTTATTCCTTTCTCATTCCTGCAGTCCTTTCCCCTCAGGGTCAGAGCTGTCGGCTGTGGAAAATTCACTCCTCATTGGCTGAAGTCTCTTGCAACCATGACTGAGGAACTAGCAGCACTGCCCCAAGAACGAGGGTGTACAGCCTTATAGGGCTAAGTGAGATGCTAGCTCCCTCCCTCCGCCACGGCCCCACACAACTGACAGCCCCCAATTCACCTGAGGCTGGTGTCAGTGTTGAAAACTACACTGTTGAAAAGATGAGGTGAAAAGAGTCGAGTGTGGCAGCATTTGTTTTGGGCCCAGCGACTGAGAAACTGGGGAAAGCAGGGACAGTTGGCAGCGCAGGGGGCTTGATCACCGTTCACgggtctgtgtctgtgtcctgaggTCTCAGCTTCTGAGCGTCTGATATCCTACCCTACAAAGGAAAGCAGAGTGACAACTGGACCCTTGGGAACGCTGGGGGAAGTCAGGCATGGCCTGGGGACTCTCTGGGTGGAGCAGGAAGGGGAAGCCTGTTGGCTTGGCTGTGAGCAGTGAGAGAGGAAGAGGCTGGCTCTGAGCGCTCACCTGAAGGACTTGGTGAAACAGGCCAGGACTCTCTGGAACTGGCTCCTCCAAGACCCCTGGGGaccagcaggctccctgggcaaTCCTGTGCCATTGGATGGGTTCTACGTGGTGCCAGACAAAACAACAAATTCCTCAGTGTCTTTAAGCTGACCTTTCCCGCTCtgtagagggagagggagaagaataGCCTCATCCTAATGGTCCCTGCCTTCCCTGATATTCAAGTTAGTATGTACATCTCGGCCTTGTTCCAGGTGCTGGGTATATAGCAGTGACCTCTACAGAGCACATCCCAGCTCCTGGGGCTGACAAACCATGACCCCAGAGGGAAAGCAGACTCACCAGGTCAGGAGGTGGAAGGAAGGGAATGAAGATCATGCTTCTAGGAGGGTGTGATGTGCTTGTAGTGACCGACGGGACTTCCTTGAAGAGACCAGCTAAGCTCCTGACTCTGCTGTGTGCAAAGAGGCCGAGGGCCTGGCCCTCCACACCCCTCCAGCCCCTCTGACCCCGCCctgtctttcctccctcctgCAACCACCGAGTGCACTGTGCTCAAGCAGTGGATATATTTCTGGTATGTGACATCCCCTCTGTTCCTTTATCTCTTACTCCCACCCTTCCCCTCTCTcggtctctctttttcttctttcctctgaaCCTCCCAGCAGGCTTAAGCCAGGTTTCTGATTGCTGAACAAATAAAGCAGAAGTGTTCAGGCGGATGGTGAGTTGTCTTTTGGTGGGGATGCCATAGACAGGGGTGTTCGTGTGGACCCTCTCCACATTTAGATTCATAGGATTGTGTACTTTAAAGCCCTGGGGAGGTGTATGGGTCTAAATGGGTTATTAAAGCAAGGAGGGTGAGCTGGGTGATGGTATCCACAGTCCAAATCAACAGCAGAGGTTTACCTCTCAGTGGGTTATATGAGATGCTGACTGTGGGACAGTCAGCATCTGATGGGTAGTGGACAGGTGGTTTGGGGACTGGAGGGCTTGAAAAATGTGAGGGACGGAGGGGAAGGACGTGGGCTGGGCTAAGTTGAAATCAGAACAACCGAGGTGAGAGGTCCTTGTTACCTAGTCCTGTTATATGAGAGTCCATCTTTGACGCTGGGGTTTCAAGAGAAGCTGCTTAGTTTGGCCCCCAGTTTATCACCCAGAACTATGAGGGCAGCATTACTTTCCACTGACTTCAAGGGAGCTCTCTGCAAACAGTACCTGGAAGGAAGAGTGGAAGTAGGTGGCCTAAGGGTCTTTACTTGGTTTTTGAAATAGTAATGTTGCTTAGGGAGGCATCTCTTATATACATGTGAGGATACAGGACTGATTGTCTCTCCAGGAGTCTATCATGGGCCATGCATGGCCTGAGGTTATAAAAACAGATGAGGTTTTGTTGCTGCTTCAAGTCATTCCATGGgaaagaagccaaagaaaaaaggatgattaCAATAGAGAGAGATAGAAGGAAGTTTATATGGCTATGGGAGGATGGAGGAGGGACAGCCACCCCGCCTCGAGTGTTGGAATATAGTCTTGGAGATTTCCCAGAGAAGATATGCCTGAAATGAGTGAGGAAAGAAGTTGGCCAGGAAATAGACAATGGGGGGAGCTTTGCAAGAAGATGCTCAAGACAATAAAGTACGTTTTTGCAACTGAAAATAAGTAGACCCAGTTTTCTCTTCTAGGGGTTAAGTAGAAGTCAAGGTCAGTCATGAGGTTCCAGTATAGGAGTAAAAAGTGGTGCCACACAGAGATACTGAACCCTGGACTTT
Above is a window of Mesoplodon densirostris isolate mMesDen1 chromosome X, mMesDen1 primary haplotype, whole genome shotgun sequence DNA encoding:
- the FAM236C gene encoding LOW QUALITY PROTEIN: protein FAM236C (The sequence of the model RefSeq protein was modified relative to this genomic sequence to represent the inferred CDS: substituted 1 base at 1 genomic stop codon); this encodes MIFIPFLPPPDLSGKGQLKDTEEFVVLSGTTXNPSNGTGLPREPAGPQGSWRSQFQRVLACFTKSFR